In one window of Xiphophorus hellerii strain 12219 chromosome 23, Xiphophorus_hellerii-4.1, whole genome shotgun sequence DNA:
- the LOC116714828 gene encoding sodium bicarbonate transporter-like protein 11: MKNKKEVEEMPGVTVNHYAEEAPSTGRSKNGYVFQELELKDGEKEDSDQDSPTIITDNIYENDIHLSVSDAEGPRYGLLNTTRKYVKPMNFQEEVRAHRDLDSFLSQASNLLDEKAATLDEALRRMIAHMVEDGHGNCNIEEVMNSLFTDAGGRDINVHLLSETIQGVTATSTGIHYQQSWLCILSNVRNLQRRHVCITRLEIPQNWGVNCCEARFVILILAPPRTKSTKTAVELGRTFATMFSDIGFRQKLLETKTQEEFKQELVSQRHRLSVASEKTDVEEVEDSDPRRGKALQCRDFFRAGRGVYDDLRRRLPLYPSDFTDGLTGKDRCLLKYTTTAIFLYIAILLPAIAFGSLNDESTRGEIDVQKTIVGQSIGGVIYSLFAGSPLVIPLTTAPLAIFISVIRGICDDYDLDFDAFYACIGLWNSFFLILGGLFNVSLMMKLFKRSTEEVIALFISIAFVGDAVKGTVKIFEHFYYGSTLATTNKTVVLQQINEILDGTENQTTTKLEHKTGANMSLFEHPEEKMLVFLPETLVECTRERPILCLLLMLGTLWLGYALYLIKRSPYLNGKIREVVSDCALPISVVIFSFIGSYLFIDIQLPVFSVHDGPIFKYPAFEKLSGLTPLAAVGLGFLLALLIFIDQNIVISLTHVPEHKLLKGTAFHWDLMLTGFINILMSCLGLPWMHAAFPHSSLHARQLAKVEQHVEDGHVYTTIVSVKETRLTSLAANILIGLSAFMLPIPLQWIPKPVLFGLFLYIAATSLDGNQMVDRMTLLLKEQTSYPPTHYIRRVPQRKVHYFTAVQMIQLIILCAFGMYPLPYMKMVFPLLMILLVPIRISLLPRMIDAKYLDIMDSQYM; encoded by the exons AGGCTCCATCCACTGGGAGGTCTAAGAATGGATATGTTTTCCAGGAGTTGG AGCTGAAGGATGGAGAGAAGGAAGATTCAGATCAGGACTCACCAACCATCATTACAGACAACATTTATGAAAATGACATCCATCTCAGTGTTTCAG ATGCTGAAGGTCCTCGATATGGACTTTTAAACACAACAAGAAAA TATGTAAAACCCATGAACTTCCAAGAGGAAGTGCGTGCCCACAGAGATCTAGACAGCTTCCTTTCTCAGGCGAGCAACCTTCTGGACGAAAAAGCTGCCACTCTGGATGAGGCTCTGAGACGAATGATTGCTCACATGGTGGAGGACGGCCATGGCAACTGTAACATAGAAGAGGTGATGAACTCGCTGTTCACAGATGCAGGAGGCAGAGATATTAATG TTCACCTTCTGTCGGAGACTATTCAGGGTGTGACTGCTACTTCAACCGGTATTCATTATCAGCAGTCATGGCTTTGTATTCT ctccaATGTGAGAAACCTGCAGAGGCGTCATGTTTGTATTACCCGCTTGGAGATTCCACAAAATTGGGGAGTCAACTGCTGCGAGGCCCGTTTTGTTATCCTGATCCTCGCACCGCCCAGAACG aaaagcacCAAGACAGCTGTTGAACTGGGTAGGACATTTGCCACAATGTTCTCTGACATTGGCTTCAGGCAAAAGCTTCTAGAGACCAAAACTCAGGAGGAGTTCAAACAGGAGCTGGTCTCCCAGCGACACCGGCTCTCTGTAGCCAGTGAGAAGACAGACGTAGAGGAAGTGGAGGACTCAGACCCACGAAGAGGAAAAGCACTCCAG TGCAGAGATTTCTTCAGAGCCGGTAGAGGTGTTTATGATGACCTTCGTCGGAGACTGCCTCTTTATCCTTCAGACTTCACAGACG GTTTAACAGGGAAGGATCGCTGTTTACTTAAATATACCACCACGGCTATCTTCCTCTACATTGCCATTCTCCTGCCTGCAATTGCTTTTGGTTCTCTGAATGATGAAAGCACAAGAGGGGAAATAG ATGTTCAGAAGACCATTGTTGGCCAAAGCATTGGAGGAGTGATCTACTCTCTGTTTGCTGGTTCCCCTCTGGTCATTCCTCTGACCACTGCACCACTGGCCATTTTCATCAGCG TTATCAGGGGTATCTGTGATGACTACGACCTCGACTTTGATGCTTTCTATGCCTGCATCGGTTTATGGAACAGCTTCTTCCTTATCCTCGGGGGCTTATTCAATGTCAGCCTGATGATGAAACTCTTCAAACG CTCAACAGAAGAGGTTATTGCGTTGTTCATCTCCATAGCTTTTGTTGGGGATGCAGTGAAAGGCACTGTCAAAA TTTTTGAACACTTCTACTACGGGTCAACATTGGcaaccacaaacaaaactgtGGTGCTTCAGCAGATAAATGAGATACTAGATGGGACTGAGAACCAAACAACCACCAAGCTGGAGCATAAAACTGGGGCGAACATGTCACTGTTTGAACATCCAGAAGAGAAAATGTTAGTCTTCCTGCCGGAGACACTGGTGGAATGCACAAGAGAAAGGCCCATTCTCTGTCTGCTGCTCATGTTGGGGACTTTGTGGCTGGGTTACGCACTCTACCTCATCAAGAGGAG CCCGTACCTGAATGGTAAAATCAGAGAGGTGGTGTCTGACTGTGCCTTGCCTATCTCCGTGGTGATATTCTCCTTCATTGGCTCCTATCTTTTCATTGACATACAGC TCCCTGTATTCAGTGTCCATGATGGTCCAATCTTCAAGTACCCTGCATTTGAAAAGCTGTCAGGACTGACTCCACTAGCCGCGGTCGGACTTGGTTTCCTGCTTGCACTGCTAATCTTTATTGACCAGAACATCGTCATCTCACTTACACATGTACCAGAACATAA GTTGTTAAAAGGCACAGCGTTCCACTGGGACTTAATGCTGACTGGCTTCATCAACATCCTCATGTCCTGTCTGGGGTTGCCATGGATGCACGCTGCCTTTCCTCATTCCTCCCTACACGCCCGTCAGCTTGCCAAAGTAGAACAGCACGTAGAGGACGGACATGTCTACACAAC gATTGTTAGTGTCAAAGAGACGCGTCTAACCTCACTAGCAGCGAACATCTTGATCGGCCTGTCTGCATTCATGCTACCTATCCCTCTTCAGTGGATCCCCAAACCCGTCCTCTTCGGCCTCTTCCTTTACATTGCAGCCACCTCACTCGATGGAAATCAGATGGTAGATCGCATGACCTTGTTGCTAAAGGAGCAG ACGTCTTACCCTCCAACCCACTACATACGCCGTGTACCTCAGAGAAAAGTGCACTACTTCACAGCAGTGCAGATGATCCAGCTGATCATCTTGTGTGCATTTGGGATGTATCCTCTGCCCTACATGAAGATGGTGTTTCCTCTGCTGATGATCCTACTGGTCCCTATTAG GATCAGCTTGCTTCCTCGAATGATTGATGCCAAGTATCTGGACATCATGGATTCCCAGTACATGTAG